Within Crassostrea angulata isolate pt1a10 chromosome 2, ASM2561291v2, whole genome shotgun sequence, the genomic segment CGCCAACTGCTGCTCTCACTAAAACGGAATTTCTAcgaaaattacaaaaacaaaacaaaaatatgcttGGAAAGGAATTTCAGGTGATTTTTTCCATTTGTTACAAAATAATTGCTGCACACATGAAAGTACAAAATTTGATTGCAAAATATACAGGAAAGTCATTTTTCTGGTAACGAGGTAACATTAATTTActcttctttttattttgactCAAGTTACATTTCGGTTGGCAATTTTAGATAGCATTTAGTTAAATTATGTATCTGCACTTTTCTCAAGACTCTTTGATACCACTGACTGTGAAAATGGTGtcagctacatgtaattcataaaaTACAGGTTCATTTTCAAACATCTTTGTTAATGCATTGTAATGTAAACATCTtatgatatacatatatctcagaaacttcTGTCAGTCCGGCCTCACTACGCAGAATCCGACTACAAGATGTCCTCACATGTTCATGGTGCTCGATCGGCAATTCGTCCTCGTatgtttatttacaattcatCTTAGTGAATGGAAAATATacgaaaatgtttttataattgccaactacaatgttttacaatctaaaataattttttgaaaaaaaatgttgtaatagTTAAGGTCTTTTCTTTACAATACccagaaaatacaaaattatcgTATGAAATAGATAACAtatgtaatgaaaatttgtaatgAAGTTAAGCCCAGTATTACATTTTAGTTGACAAGTACATCATTTACCTGACATCGAATGTTCCAAAACGTGGAAGCTACATTAATGCCATCGTTGTACCAGtaagtgttaaaatttcataatttaaaatttcccCCCAAAATTATTATTCCAAACATTATAATAAAGAGTAAACATTCAATAATATGtaataatgtaatataaaaCATGTACTTGCAccttcttggtttttttttttcagtctttCATATATCAGAATGCATTTATAATCACCCATTTTCCGGCACCAGGGGACGAAGTGGACTTCCTTCGACTGATCACAGATCATGACTGTGAACTAGTTGTTAGCATGGAACCTCTGCATGAAGTTGAATCGGTACGAATATTGCATTACATATACTTAACTTTTCGATTAGACCAAAACGCTGCTACAAATTGTCATAAGCTATAATAAACGTTTCAAAAAATATGTCACCGTAGTtctaagaaattaaaaaaggtACAAAACTTAATGTGTAATTATAAGCTAGGGTCTTGTGTTTCAGACAAATCAATGGCTGCCAACATCGACTACATCAAAAGCTGTGTCTCCATTTACAATTCACTTACAAGAAGATCACAAATCGGAGATAAAGAGTTGTACAATTGATATTGCTCAAAAAGAAGTGAGTATTCGAGGCAGTTGCAACACATAATATGGGACAAATATGCAGAAAAAGGTACAAAGTGCAATAAAACAGTAACATTTTTGTACTTTATACTATCTTTTTTCTAGAAAAGCAACGAGACGTGGTCGGTCAATGTAATAGAGCCGTCCTCTGTATTGGCATTGGATAGTTCACAGACAGTTTCTCAGATTCTAGGTTTGGTGTCGTTTGCACAAAATATTACAACCAACAACCCCATCATCGTCCTCAGCCGGTAAGAAGacattcaatatttaaataattaagcaTTTAGTTACTGAAAGATATATCTCATTTGTAGCGTAGTTTGTTCAGTTAAATgtcattgattaaaattattaggaaatacaaatatcataaaatgagTATAGCCTATATCGTAATCTTTGAGACATTTTGTCGCATATATTATtattagaatatttttgtttgattaatctcttttataaataaacaaatctgTTCTAAAGAATCTTAGATAGCATGTGTAATTGTAAATACAGTTTATTATCAATTGCAAAAGCCGAATACTTAAACCTATATTGTACAGGACATTGGATaagtttattatctttttttgtgATAAAAAGTGATGGGGCTGCTTTATGTGGCGTGTTCTGTGCTGTATACAACCTGATTCAACAGCTAACAATGGACGAGGAGATAGACGTGTTTTCTGTGGTCAGACTCCTACAAACACGACGTCCTGAACTGTGCTCATCCTTGGTAACTTTTTTGTAACTCTTTCTTCTTGCGAGCaacacaatataaaaaaaatagtgtaaaatttaaattaaacacaTCTCCTTATAAGAGCAACTGTTAATACAATATTAATGCATGGTGAGAGCAAGGTGATCGAACAGTAAGAGCACGGTGAGCGAACAGTAAAAGCACGGTGAGCGAACAGTAAGAGCACGGTGAGCTAACGGTAAGCGAACTATGCAATAACGGTGAGCACTCACTTAACGGAATTTGGTGAGCAATTATTAACGGTGAGCGGTGAGTGAACACAGAGCGCAATCGCCTCGCAAAGATAAAGGTGAACGCACGGTTAACAATATGTGAACGCTACGTGGACGGAATATGACCAATTTATTCGGAGTGCCTCTAGAATTAACCTTACATTGTATTGCGTCGGTAATCAGGAAAAAATagtatatgaacaaaatatatgtattattatcAGCCTAAAGATATTTCAATCTGACTGAACTATAAGTGACGCTGAAAAAGTAGTGAGCGCAAGCTAAACGCTTTGTGTACGCACACTGGGCGCAAACTGggcgctttgtgaacggtaagCGCGAACGAAGCGGTGCGGAGAGCGCAAGTAGCCGTACAGTGAAGAAACTGTGAGCCTACTGTGAGCGCTCGGTGATCGCACAAAAAGTACAAACATACAGACATATGTGTGAATTTGATTAGCAAAGTTAATCAATCTGATATATTGTTGTAACACTACACCATTAAGGATTTTCACAAAGTAAATATGCACTACCATTGCTATCTAAAACAATCTTGTGAAAAATATGTGTTTTAAGAATACAActgtttaaattaaagtttaaacttaaaatgtttatttttaatttaataacagGAAGAGTATCGTATGATCCACGACACCTTGAAGAGTTTCATACAGTCGCAAACTGGAGAAAATGTGTACTATAACCAGTAGTTTAACTATGTAAACTTAGATTTCAATAACTGAAAGTGATGGTGATCATGTTACGCAAAGAACAAAGGTgcttaataaaaacataaaaacaatgtTAAATATTGAGATATCTAAAATTTACAAGTACTTAACTTTCACCATAAaaattatgttacatgtatattattatatgcaagattttgtttcatttttctttttactttctTTAGTCTTTTATTGCTAATATGAACTTATGTCGGTTAATTTTAACATTAGATCAGAATTAAACTGTATGTATTTCAGTATTGAGAAGTGCCTAATAAACAGCTTTATAAATAACAGCATTTAATAAAACAAGTGTTATGCATAAATGGTTATATTTGTTAGATTTCTTTAAGACAGAAAACAAATTCCATCTTATATGTGtcggtaaaaaatatataagaggTTGCAGACGTTTATTTTAGCATGTTAATGTCAGTTAAAAATCGTAATTAAGATGTGCATATAcacatattaaaataaacaacctaacaagaaaaaaatataacgttAACGAGTGATGAATTGCCTTCATTAACTATTcaaacatgaataaaaatgttttaaagaatattctaGCGAGTTATAAATTAACATAAGCATATCtaataagtttttaattttaaacccGGTAAATACAAGGGGTGTAAGGTAGATCGAACTTCTTTTGAATACCTTTACACTCATTTTCTAAGTATTTAAGTGCATATTTAACTATCGGTATATATCTATTAGGCAATTTAGGATATATGTCGAAATAAGTACTGacaaaactttaaataaaagattttattagCAATATAaacgtgtacatgtttttattatcCTTTTTTAAAGCGCAgtgctttattgtcgttagaattctacttccggtgcatcgaataaccgccccctatgagcagaagtaaacatcatttaaagtggttagggaaccagtttcaggggtcTATGCACATAACAGCACgagctattgtgaatctaatgtACGGGGTATTGTGAATTTAATGTACGGGGTATTGTGAATTTAATGTAGGGGGCTTACATACATTATTGCAGGGGCTGCcacgcagtgatgaggaaatatacagaagctaaaatgttatatacatatagATGTTTTAaacatacagaagctgggttagcgttttaagtactatcagtactttgattaacttTCGTTGTTTAATCctattggatattttttttacactaaGTTAATCTGTTCATTTTTAAATCTGTACGgaattataaaatatgtattatattcGTATATATTGGCGATACAGACGATAAAAAGTTTATTGTCCTCTGAAACAGCAACATATTTTCCCAGGGCGAATGCCGCCGGTAAATAATTTTGGTGACTATTTAGATATATGTAGCACCAAAAACAATTCCACGGTTAGATAGAATTGCATGAGtatttgttgtaattttacatagtaaACATTCAGAGGTATGATAGATTGTGATATTCATATtcagaattatgttttcttATCTGTATCGATTTAatagcaaaaatgttcaattctgTGTATCATTGTACATGACGTTGCAATATTGACCAAACGCGATTTTGctgttgtatttattttttgttagcATAAAAACACGCTTTTATTAATTGTTATGGCCGTTTAGCCTTTCCAAAAGAAAATCTAAGTAAACAACAGAAAATTAGCAGTTTGCTCGTGTAAGAACTTGTTTAGTACgtgataaaaattatgaaaatcccTTCGGGATTAAAAGGTCTGATTACGTAACCAACTATGTTCGTGTCCTTGATTTTAACTACAATTGTATTCATATATCCGAACAAATTAAGGAAATGAACATAAATCATTTATTGGCCGTATATCTTCGTTTGCTTTTTTCATTAAGGTACTTCCTCGTCTTTTTTTAAGAGAGAGCACCTTATTAGCTCTGACGAGTttaattatattaacatttacAAATGAAAAGGGTTCTGCATTGAAATCGTTTTGATTTACAAGgaattaaaaagtataaaagaAACTTAAAACGTACTTAATTTCGTTTTTCCTGAATAATGATATCCTTCCTAAATTTTACAAACccttttgatttgatttttggcggagattaaaaacattcaatattcAATATACAGAACTATGATATATAATGTGGCAGTTGTTTTCTCAATTCATGCCCTCTTATGCGTAGTTGACATTTATGGACTAGGTATGTATCTTTGTATTTAAGAACTTGTAGAGTAGCGCAAAAACATTAGTGACACATACTTTGATTTAAATCTAAAAAGTATTCAAATTCACGAAAGGATTTGAACTAGCtgtaatctttaaaatttttgagTTATATTTGAGATCAGAGAAAGAAAATCGTTTCGTCCATCAATGAAATAGTTTACTTGTATCTGCATTATTGAAACAGTAAATCTTGCATTGCGAAAACCTACTTGGGAGAAGCATCCTTGGCCAGAATTAGAGAGAGACTATGGGAGTGAGAATGCAGTGGATGGTATGTACAGAAATCGAAGTGATGCTGGTGGTCAGTGTACAATCTCAGATGACGGGAAATACACGGCGGAATGGAGAGTAGACCTTGGAAGTGTGGTCAACATCAAACATATCAATATCTATTACAGGACGGATCACATGgaatgtatgtttattttaacaaagAAGGGGTTTTAAAGAGTGTAAAATACGTGGAATTAAACGATCAATACATAATGGAAATGTTAAGATGAGAAACAaagttaatgttatttttttaattcgaaACAGCAAAACTTGAATACTGAATCAATAATAGATTTACAGAATCGTATAAATAAAGGGGTGACTTTTTACCGTTTTATTAAGTTacataaaatctttttttttttctttgttttcttttttcttctttgttttgtttttttggggtttgttttttcatttaatcaGTTCTGAACACTTCTTATAGATCGTAGTCAATATAAAGATAGATTGGCAGGATTTTTCCTTTACGTATCTAACTCGACTACTAAAGATGGCGGTTTTCTGTGTTTTCATGACTTATCAACCGTAAAAAGCACCATATCATGGGACCAGAAAATCAGCTGTTCTGTGAATGGACGATATGTAATTTACTACAACGAACGTAAAATGGGCGTTTCATATCCCCACTTCTACTCAAAATATGCATTCAATGAACTGTGTGAAGTTGAAGTATATGGTAATTTTCTATACTAATTCAATAAACAAATCTATATTCAAGTTCCCGATAAATGTCAATGTCTATTTGATACTTGAACTTTTTTTAACCTCAAAAGGATGCAACAGATCATTTGGGGAGAACTGTTCACACAAATGCCCTACAAACTGCCAGGGAAGTATATGTGACAGCAATACAGGCCATTGCTTTAGTTGTGAATCGGGATACAAGGGTCTTAAATGTAGCCAGGGTGTGTTTATTCAAACTTCTAAACGAACGTAAAGCTAAAACACACGTTTTAAATTTAGTTTCCTTTACGCATTTTCTAAGCTtcgatattttcatttttagcattttttaaGCAGCGCTATTTTGACAACTTAAAGCCTCTGTATTATCTAGAATAACAAACGAAGTATCGATAACGAATCCGTCATAACATTGCTTACACTACTCGGTTTCTGAGATGTAAGTTAAATCTTGTGATATTGTAAATCGGACAAATATTAGTCTTTTATTTAACTTGACGCCGAAATTtcgtttttatgaaaaattttctgatataaaaaaCCATAGCATTccaatttaaaggggcatggtcacgattttggtaaaattgttttttttctctttttatcaTAGGAATGCttttctaataatcaaatgaaatttgggtgccagtcctTGAGTTTTAGCAAGAAACAGGGCTTACAACTCTTCGTCATGTACACAAGgctcatgccctgtttttgtttacaaaggttcaataaaccagtaaaaatcttttaaagctgg encodes:
- the LOC128170528 gene encoding uncharacterized protein LOC128170528, with translation MIYNVAVVFSIHALLCVVDIYGLVNLALRKPTWEKHPWPELERDYGSENAVDGMYRNRSDAGGQCTISDDGKYTAEWRVDLGSVVNIKHINIYYRTDHMEYRSQYKDRLAGFFLYVSNSTTKDGGFLCFHDLSTVKSTISWDQKISCSVNGRYVIYYNERKMGVSYPHFYSKYAFNELCEVEVYGCNRSFGENCSHKCPTNCQGSICDSNTGHCFSCESGYKGLKCSQECRIGHYGKNCVHNCSTNCNVTSRCDRITGQCEGGCITGWTGNSCNQRINRQSCEESLKNILIVNVLISTAIIVTGSVINFIIWKRNAAKNAQMGLPNIVSHQNTTVKTKENEDQQYTELKEENEKCNTYEEMHNYSN